A genome region from Archaeoglobus fulgidus DSM 4304 includes the following:
- a CDS encoding TIGR00295 family protein, translating to MDVPEDVQRLWDKYKLDESVRRHCLTVARVAMKIAENIRKKGHEVDMDAVLKGALLHDIGRAITHDPFQHFIKSAEILRKEGVDEKIVRIAERHFSAGINAEEASKLGLIPKNYMPETLEEKIVSFADNLAMGVREGTFEEFMRRLEEIDRKNPEMRWLTERTRERARKMKEELERLSGLVF from the coding sequence ATGGATGTACCTGAGGACGTCCAGAGGTTGTGGGATAAATACAAACTCGACGAGAGTGTTAGGAGGCACTGCCTCACTGTGGCAAGAGTTGCGATGAAGATTGCCGAGAATATCCGCAAAAAGGGTCACGAAGTTGACATGGATGCGGTTTTAAAAGGAGCGCTTCTTCACGACATTGGCAGAGCGATAACTCATGATCCGTTCCAGCACTTCATAAAATCCGCCGAAATACTGAGGAAGGAGGGGGTTGACGAGAAGATTGTAAGAATCGCGGAAAGACACTTCAGCGCGGGCATAAATGCGGAGGAAGCCAGCAAGCTCGGCCTTATACCGAAAAACTACATGCCAGAAACGCTTGAAGAGAAGATAGTCAGCTTTGCCGACAATCTCGCGATGGGGGTTAGGGAGGGCACGTTCGAGGAATTCATGAGGAGACTTGAGGAGATTGACAGAAAGAACCCGGAGATGCGATGGCTGACGGAGAGAACAAGGGAAAGAGCAAGGAAAATGAAGGAGGAGCTTGAAAGGCTTAGCGGACTGGTGTTTTAA
- a CDS encoding DMT family transporter, whose translation MLNYLLLFTAVLAVSSAAIFAFLASVPGVVAAFWRLTLSIPFLLLIYRPRKIVMSRMSVLAGLALALHFSFWIESLFHASIAVSTTIVCTHSLFSGLFAYLWGEKPRPNQIAGVLIAMVGVYLLSGADARADLYGILLALAGAIAGGYYFASARFARSVDFPSYLIVTYSSAAVFSLLACLLTSQPIFGYPASTWIYLALMALIPMLVGHSLLNYLLRQMEVLPVTASVIGEAVGATALAAIFLNQTLETQAYAYMFVILSGIALTFFKQGNPDS comes from the coding sequence ATGCTCAACTACCTTCTTTTATTCACGGCCGTTCTCGCCGTATCCTCCGCAGCAATATTTGCATTCCTCGCTTCTGTCCCTGGAGTCGTCGCCGCTTTCTGGAGGCTTACCCTCTCCATACCCTTTCTCCTGTTAATTTACAGGCCCAGGAAGATAGTGATGTCGAGAATGTCCGTTCTCGCGGGACTTGCCCTTGCCCTCCACTTTTCCTTCTGGATAGAGTCACTCTTCCACGCCTCAATTGCTGTAAGCACTACTATAGTCTGCACGCACTCCCTCTTTTCCGGACTTTTTGCGTATCTCTGGGGAGAAAAGCCCAGACCCAATCAGATTGCAGGTGTGCTCATTGCGATGGTTGGCGTTTACCTTCTAAGCGGTGCCGATGCGAGGGCTGACTTGTACGGAATACTGCTGGCCCTTGCCGGTGCGATTGCAGGCGGATACTACTTCGCATCCGCAAGATTTGCAAGGAGCGTTGACTTTCCATCCTACCTCATCGTGACCTACTCCTCAGCGGCAGTTTTTTCGCTATTAGCGTGCCTTCTAACCTCTCAACCGATTTTCGGCTACCCTGCCAGCACCTGGATTTACCTCGCGCTCATGGCGCTAATTCCGATGCTGGTAGGCCACTCCCTGCTCAACTACCTCCTAAGGCAGATGGAAGTTCTGCCCGTCACGGCAAGCGTTATAGGGGAGGCCGTTGGTGCTACAGCCCTCGCTGCAATTTTCCTGAACCAAACCCTTGAAACTCAGGCTTACGCATACATGTTCGTCATCCTTTCCGGAATTGCCCTAACCTTTTTCAAGCAGGGAAACCCCGACAGCTAA
- a CDS encoding sodium:solute symporter family protein, with translation MLAVAVFLAYLIAIAIIAYYGAKRTKTVADFVAASGQLGFWTYCLLMIGSVFSGMTLIGVAGLAFTTGYANVWERIIGPPFAIAFGTILIGYKLFNLKDKNGILTIQDYLAFRYDDPKIIRILAGLISAVTCFVYLIGQYTAIGVVSYVVLGIPYWLGAVIAAVIVVAYVMSGGMFSTAWTTFLQSILMLLGIYVTVPFIIAWVGGFEAMNQALAAMPEIQNATRGVAENFMFAKYLSKPFAPASVPLAGWVYNLTLFGITVPLGLMVAPHIVNNMLTFRKIEYTRWGPLVMYVIGFSAIFLTALAGMAARVAWAKGMIDIPSLTLGSIEVKWSDMAYPTIASKALPYWLFVLLLPTILAGVMSTTDRLILTAANNISYDVLRNALGKNLSENALKKVNMLVVPLIGFGSLLIALFPQQLLAWFIWAALSLMTNCFFFPIMLGLYWDRMTKNAARLSMIAGFVVTLATFAIYGKTIYIAGIPAYSVLPGFVASFVLAVGVSLLEKG, from the coding sequence TTGTTAGCCGTAGCCGTATTCTTAGCCTATCTAATAGCCATAGCCATCATAGCCTACTACGGGGCAAAAAGGACGAAGACGGTGGCGGATTTTGTTGCAGCGAGCGGTCAGCTCGGATTCTGGACGTACTGCCTACTGATGATCGGCAGCGTCTTCAGCGGAATGACTCTGATCGGCGTTGCTGGCCTGGCCTTCACCACAGGCTATGCGAACGTGTGGGAAAGGATAATTGGCCCGCCCTTTGCCATAGCCTTCGGAACGATTTTGATCGGTTACAAGCTGTTCAATCTCAAGGACAAAAATGGAATACTCACCATTCAGGACTATCTCGCTTTTCGCTACGATGATCCGAAAATTATCAGAATTCTCGCCGGGTTGATTTCGGCGGTAACCTGCTTCGTATACCTGATTGGGCAGTACACGGCAATCGGTGTGGTCAGCTACGTCGTGCTTGGAATTCCCTACTGGCTGGGGGCAGTCATTGCGGCTGTAATCGTCGTTGCCTACGTCATGAGCGGAGGGATGTTCTCCACGGCCTGGACAACCTTTCTGCAGTCCATTCTTATGCTGCTCGGCATTTACGTTACCGTTCCATTCATAATTGCCTGGGTTGGAGGGTTCGAGGCTATGAATCAGGCTCTGGCAGCGATGCCTGAAATACAGAACGCCACGAGAGGTGTGGCGGAGAACTTCATGTTTGCTAAGTATCTCAGCAAACCGTTCGCCCCCGCCTCAGTCCCACTCGCGGGCTGGGTTTACAACCTCACGCTCTTCGGTATAACTGTCCCACTCGGATTAATGGTCGCTCCGCACATCGTTAACAACATGCTGACCTTCAGGAAAATCGAGTACACAAGGTGGGGACCGCTGGTAATGTACGTAATCGGCTTTTCGGCAATCTTTCTCACGGCCCTTGCGGGGATGGCTGCGAGGGTTGCCTGGGCCAAAGGAATGATAGACATTCCCAGCCTTACCCTGGGGAGCATCGAGGTTAAGTGGTCGGACATGGCGTACCCGACAATAGCCAGCAAGGCCCTTCCCTACTGGCTTTTTGTCCTGCTTCTCCCAACAATTCTGGCGGGAGTGATGTCCACAACGGACAGGCTTATCCTAACTGCGGCGAACAACATCAGCTACGACGTTTTGAGGAACGCCCTTGGTAAAAATCTGTCTGAAAATGCGCTGAAAAAGGTCAACATGCTCGTTGTGCCTTTAATTGGCTTTGGCTCCCTCCTGATAGCTCTGTTCCCTCAGCAGCTCCTTGCGTGGTTTATCTGGGCGGCTCTGTCACTCATGACGAACTGCTTCTTTTTCCCAATAATGCTGGGATTGTATTGGGACAGGATGACCAAAAACGCAGCAAGGCTGAGCATGATTGCGGGGTTTGTTGTAACTCTTGCAACCTTCGCAATCTACGGAAAGACGATATACATAGCCGGCATTCCTGCATACTCTGTACTGCCGGGCTTTGTGGCCAGCTTCGTCTTAGCTGTCGGGGTTTCCCTGCTTGAAAAAGGTTAG